Proteins found in one Miscanthus floridulus cultivar M001 chromosome 4, ASM1932011v1, whole genome shotgun sequence genomic segment:
- the LOC136548903 gene encoding uncharacterized protein, with translation MYPVAVGLIDSEINENWIWFRERLRDIIGSPPGLTFCTDCGQAMMAGVSEVFPNAEHRECMWHLVQNFKKRFHGQVFDDHLWASSYSWNSYLFEKHWSAMAAAMVYLQQNHKKLWTRSQFGVTCKIDYVTHNLAESFNNWIKGEKGRHLDDLLDTIRHKLLIKWNHRRKIARQMQGKILPHIVDKLKEQSRNLDIDVITSGDGIAELCARGGSSFRFVVNLDQRTCTCRAWQVLGLPCKHALAYITSIRGEKIEDHVDNYYSVEKFRSAYEGIIPAIPDKSMWPKFDHGFFMHPPFLKSTAGRRKTRFRGFAEGGNKDNKGRHQCPICHEYGHHWYTCKDGDPANIAGPPKRKKKKATLASTEISIVFVPTRMVFPDLPPGTTATTEAAVGNKRKTTAAGSKKSKSSSSALAASIR, from the exons ATGTATCCAGTTGCAGTTGGACTCATAGATTCAGAAATAAATGAGAATTGGATATGGTTTAGGGAGAGACTGAGAGATATTATAGGGAGTCCACCAGGTTTGACCTTCTGTACTGATTGTGGTCAAGCAATGATGGCCGGTGTGAGTGAGGTATTTCCTAATGCAGAGCACAGAGAGTgtatgtggcatcttgttcaaaATTTTAAGAAAAGGTTCCATGGACAGGTGTTTGATGATCATTTGTGGGCATCATCTTACAGTTGGAACTCATACCTTTTTGAGAAACACTGGTCAGCAATGGCAGCAGCTATGGTTTATCTACAACAGAACCATAAGAAGCTATGGACCAGAAGTCAATTTGGAGTCACATGTAAGATAGACTATGTCACACATAATTTAGCTGAAAGCTTCAACAACTGGATTAAAGGTGAAAAAGGCAGGCATTTGGATGACTTGCTTGATACAATCAGACATAAGTTATTAATCAAATGGAACCATAGAAGGAAGATTGCAAGGCAGATGCAGGGCAAGATACTTCCACACATTGTGGACAAGCTGAAGGAGCAAAGCAGAAACCTAGATATTGATGTCATAACTAGCGGCGATGGCATTGCAGAgttgtgtgcaagaggaggatcGAGCTTCAGATTTGTTGTGAATTTGGACCAAAGGACTTGCACTTGTAGGGCTTGGCAGGTTTTAGGCCTACCATGTAAGCATGCACTAGCCTACATCACTAGCATAAGAGGAGAGAAAATTGAAGACCATGTGGACAACTACTACTCAGTGGAAAAGTTTAGGTCAGCTTATGAGGGTATCATCCCTGCCATTCCTGATAAGTCCATGTGGCCCAAATTTGATCATGGCTTCTTCATGCATCCACCTTTTCTCAAATCAACTGCTGGTAGAAGGAAGACAAGGTTTAGAGGATTTGCTGAAGGTGGCAACAAAGACAATAAAGGCAGACACCAGTGCCCTATTTGCCATGAATATGGGCATCACTGGTACACTTGTAAAGATGGAGATCCTGCAAACATTGCA GGACCACctaaaaggaagaagaaaaaggcaaCCCTAGCCTCAACTGAAATAAGCATTGTTTTTGTTCCTACCAGAATGGTGTTCCCTGATTTGCCCCCTGGTACAACTGCCACAACTGAAGCAGCTGTTGGAAATAAGAGGAAAACAACAGCAGCAGGTtctaagaaatcaaagagctcatCCTCTGCCTTAGCAGCTTCAATCAGGTAG